A region from the Chitinophaga sp. Cy-1792 genome encodes:
- a CDS encoding HD domain-containing protein: MEDKHAITEEIFSLYEQHGHHAYGEDVTMLMHMMQAALIAERTGFSDEMVLAAFLHDIGHFFEGEDQMEGYGTMAHDELGQRFLRERGFPEQLVKLVGSHVQAKRYLTFSDSAYYDTLSETSKKTLEYQGGPMTEGEAAEFHADPLFHQYIQLRIWDDMGKETEMAVTPEDIARMKARMHQYLSVQQ, encoded by the coding sequence ATGGAAGACAAACATGCGATTACAGAAGAAATTTTTTCGCTGTACGAACAACACGGACATCACGCTTACGGAGAGGATGTCACCATGCTGATGCATATGATGCAGGCCGCGCTGATAGCGGAACGCACCGGCTTCAGCGACGAGATGGTGCTGGCAGCATTTCTGCACGACATAGGCCATTTCTTTGAAGGCGAAGACCAGATGGAAGGCTATGGAACGATGGCACATGATGAACTGGGGCAGCGTTTCCTGCGTGAACGCGGATTCCCCGAGCAGCTGGTAAAGTTGGTGGGCAGTCACGTGCAGGCCAAGCGTTACCTGACTTTTTCGGACAGTGCCTATTACGATACCTTATCAGAAACCAGCAAGAAAACGTTGGAATACCAGGGCGGTCCCATGACCGAAGGAGAAGCAGCGGAGTTCCATGCGGACCCGTTGTTTCATCAGTATATTCAGCTGCGTATATGGGATGATATGGGTAAGGAAACGGAGATGGCAGTTACCCCGGAAGATATTGCGCGTATGAAAGCGCGTATGCATCAGTACCTGAGCGTACAGCAATAA
- the infC gene encoding translation initiation factor IF-3, whose translation MQNRPKPSFNNNNRGRNPNFRREQQQEHRTNRMIRVPEVRLVGENVEVGVYRTEDALRMAEEQQLDLVEISPNAVPPVCRIIDYNKFLYEKKKKEKEMKANAHKSEVKEIRFTPNTDDHDFDFKAKHAEKFLKDGNKVKTYVQFKGRAIMFKERGELILLKFAERLAEVGGLEGMPTMEGKRMIAIFAPKTAKKKDKAPKEPKENKEAPKVAESKPEGDAQ comes from the coding sequence ATGCAAAACAGACCCAAACCAAGTTTTAACAACAACAACCGGGGTAGAAACCCTAACTTCCGCAGAGAGCAACAACAAGAACACCGCACCAACCGGATGATCCGTGTGCCTGAGGTTAGACTTGTAGGCGAGAACGTTGAGGTAGGTGTTTACAGGACCGAGGATGCGCTGCGTATGGCAGAAGAGCAACAATTGGACCTGGTGGAAATTTCCCCAAATGCAGTACCCCCAGTTTGCCGTATCATTGACTATAACAAATTCCTCTACGAAAAGAAGAAGAAGGAAAAGGAAATGAAGGCAAACGCGCACAAAAGTGAAGTGAAGGAAATTCGCTTTACACCGAATACCGATGATCATGATTTCGATTTCAAAGCTAAACACGCAGAGAAATTCCTGAAAGACGGTAACAAGGTGAAAACTTACGTGCAGTTTAAAGGTCGTGCTATCATGTTCAAGGAACGTGGTGAGCTGATCCTCCTGAAATTCGCTGAAAGACTGGCAGAAGTAGGTGGCCTCGAAGGTATGCCTACCATGGAAGGTAAGCGTATGATCGCCATCTTCGCGCCTAAAACAGCCAAGAAAAAAGACAAAGCCCCTAAAGAACCTAAAGAGAATAAAGAAGCGCCTAAAGTTGCAGAAAGCAAACCTGAAGGCGACGCTCAATAA